The following are from one region of the Alicyclobacillus fastidiosus genome:
- a CDS encoding glycosyltransferase family 4 protein — MNVLVVMPLGEFGGGAEQMLYTYLASRKGDTKVKLHVLFLSPGGLVEAIRQMGYPVAVISAGRVREVRRLVQVQSEVGKLLDTWQIERVLAWMPKAGIYVSLPTKQRRIPLFVWRHDIPSFLSRLDRWVLQFNRPAGLACSSELACRALQRTLRNSVEATSIHPGTPPLSYRPSEVMNIRRSVLQGEPGIIVGTVARLQPWKRIDLFLQSIALLHRTFPEVRALVVGGESHGLSKGYSSELHALGKELLGDAVVFAGEQRNVGDWLQAMDVFVLASQGEPFGISLVEALLAGKPVVACAGGGPEEIIDHHTVGTVVSRDPGPEEMAKAIGPFLQPEVRERAKQQNPIRGGAFSPHAMANRIDNWVSKVL, encoded by the coding sequence ATGAATGTGTTAGTCGTGATGCCTCTTGGAGAATTTGGGGGCGGGGCAGAACAGATGCTCTACACGTATCTTGCCTCGCGCAAAGGCGACACCAAGGTCAAACTACATGTGCTTTTCTTGAGCCCGGGAGGACTGGTGGAAGCCATCAGGCAGATGGGCTATCCCGTCGCCGTCATCTCTGCTGGACGAGTGAGGGAAGTTCGTCGTCTTGTGCAAGTTCAATCTGAGGTCGGAAAATTGTTGGATACGTGGCAGATTGAGCGCGTTCTTGCCTGGATGCCAAAAGCGGGCATCTATGTCTCGCTTCCGACCAAGCAGAGGAGAATCCCGTTGTTCGTGTGGCGCCACGATATCCCCTCGTTCTTAAGCCGTCTTGACAGGTGGGTGTTACAGTTCAACCGACCTGCAGGCCTTGCTTGTTCGAGTGAGCTTGCGTGCCGCGCGCTGCAACGGACGCTGCGGAACTCCGTTGAAGCCACCTCCATCCATCCCGGCACCCCTCCATTGTCTTACCGACCTAGTGAAGTGATGAATATCCGTCGGAGCGTGCTCCAGGGTGAACCTGGGATTATCGTAGGGACGGTCGCTAGATTGCAGCCTTGGAAGCGGATCGATCTGTTTTTACAGTCCATCGCACTCCTGCATCGAACCTTTCCAGAAGTTCGTGCACTGGTGGTGGGCGGGGAAAGTCATGGGCTGTCAAAAGGATATTCCAGCGAACTTCATGCACTGGGGAAAGAGCTTTTGGGGGATGCCGTCGTGTTTGCAGGTGAGCAAAGAAACGTTGGGGACTGGCTGCAGGCCATGGATGTCTTCGTCTTGGCAAGCCAAGGGGAGCCATTTGGGATTTCGCTCGTCGAAGCACTGCTGGCAGGTAAGCCAGTGGTCGCGTGCGCCGGCGGCGGACCCGAGGAGATCATCGACCACCACACCGTCGGCACCGTCGTTTCACGTGATCCTGGGCCGGAGGAAATGGCCAAGGCGATTGGACCATTTTTGCAGCCGGAGGTGCGTGAACGGGCCAAGCAACAGAACCCGATCAGAGGAGGAGCCTTTTCACCGCATGCGATGGCCAATCGGATCGACAACTGGGTGAGTAAAGTGCTCTAG
- a CDS encoding PIG-L family deacetylase — protein sequence MFGRLKTKLTHAIDRTVWKDEFIKRREYRDGVCRYPDSIIGRQNFPGDHLHRGGILVIAAHPDDDVLGVATTLIRHAKSGDPITIVFTTNGAGGDWKSSVAEQRAYADLRYAEACEGLALLDIPPSNVISLGFPDGGLHRYIQPLTSDLLHLFQTVRPARIYVHAIEGGHIDHDVTSFVVQFLCQQLHLPDVYEWAEYNREAPLGAPQIHFPNDPFLNDSAYTRIDLTEDELSLKTKMLSKHQSQRDVIRIAPSRHSEVIRAAKPVHLKQRLLHFGRLPHNRVSKSLFVFEEFSRNMPI from the coding sequence GTGTTTGGACGATTGAAAACCAAGCTGACACATGCAATCGATCGCACAGTATGGAAGGATGAGTTCATCAAACGCCGCGAATACAGGGATGGCGTTTGCCGCTATCCAGACTCCATCATCGGAAGACAGAATTTCCCCGGCGACCATCTCCACAGAGGGGGAATATTGGTGATTGCCGCACACCCGGATGACGACGTGCTAGGTGTGGCTACGACGCTCATCCGGCATGCCAAAAGCGGGGATCCGATCACGATTGTATTCACCACCAATGGCGCGGGTGGCGATTGGAAAAGCTCGGTTGCTGAACAACGTGCCTATGCTGACTTGCGATATGCAGAGGCATGCGAAGGTCTCGCGCTTCTCGACATCCCTCCGTCGAACGTCATCAGCCTCGGCTTCCCCGATGGGGGATTGCATCGCTATATCCAACCTCTTACCTCCGATTTACTACACCTGTTCCAAACCGTTCGCCCAGCTCGTATTTACGTTCACGCCATCGAGGGAGGCCATATCGATCACGATGTCACCAGCTTTGTCGTTCAATTCTTGTGCCAGCAGTTGCACCTGCCGGACGTCTATGAGTGGGCGGAGTATAATCGGGAAGCACCTCTCGGAGCGCCACAGATTCACTTTCCAAACGACCCCTTCTTAAACGACTCAGCGTATACACGGATTGATCTGACGGAAGATGAACTTTCGCTCAAAACCAAGATGCTCAGTAAACACCAATCGCAGAGGGACGTGATCCGTATCGCCCCATCGCGCCACTCAGAAGTGATCCGGGCGGCGAAACCCGTGCATTTGAAGCAGCGGCTTTTGCATTTTGGAAGACTGCCACACAATCGTGTATCGAAGTCGCTCTTTGTATTTGAGGAGTTTTCGAGGAATATGCCAATCTAA
- a CDS encoding glycosyltransferase family 4 protein gives MRIAWIGPMPNETGGATGVATQLLLELANYNIEIDCFFPGSASQLPPSLTHLSNVNFYCQPSSWEWDRWYSRNRLMCFVTGQIANYRCEDRLAKRLLALHQERPYDLVYQFSHIELSILRKFVKQLPPIILHPSVHAAGELRWHRRETAISRQSESSFRRIGARLMLTMRSAIQRRHIRYPRHVISISKNFRDDLAVDYRVPAQKMTVIPNPIDTARFAPGPSVDTHKRERLVFLFVSRIAVRKGVEMMVELSHRLDDISDRVQIQVIGDKSLWSDYTALLRQLNPNVAVFIGKVQGAGANMVDRYHCADALIQPSHYEPFGLTVGEALACGLPVITSDKVGAAEEVNPDCCRVFAMGNLDEMERRVRTLVQELQNPTRQRQLGELARHEAERLFHCSVVAADLVACFQRIAGHAPTYPSTHQQAQARMNIGV, from the coding sequence GTGAGGATTGCGTGGATCGGACCGATGCCGAATGAAACGGGAGGAGCGACTGGAGTCGCAACCCAGTTGCTGTTGGAACTCGCCAATTACAATATAGAGATCGACTGTTTTTTTCCGGGCTCAGCCTCTCAGTTGCCACCCAGTTTAACCCACCTATCCAATGTCAACTTCTATTGTCAGCCGTCTTCGTGGGAGTGGGACCGCTGGTATAGCCGAAATCGTCTGATGTGTTTTGTCACAGGTCAAATCGCGAATTATCGATGCGAAGACAGACTGGCCAAGCGTCTTCTCGCATTACATCAGGAGCGCCCTTACGATTTGGTCTATCAATTTTCTCATATTGAACTGTCGATTTTGCGGAAATTTGTCAAGCAACTTCCCCCGATCATCTTACACCCATCTGTGCACGCAGCTGGCGAACTCAGGTGGCATCGACGGGAGACGGCGATTTCGAGACAGTCGGAATCGTCGTTTCGACGCATCGGTGCTCGCCTCATGTTGACCATGCGCAGCGCGATTCAGAGGAGGCACATTCGCTATCCACGGCACGTCATCAGTATCAGTAAGAATTTCCGTGACGACTTGGCTGTAGACTACAGGGTTCCAGCGCAAAAGATGACTGTGATTCCCAATCCAATCGATACGGCGAGATTTGCGCCAGGGCCAAGCGTAGATACTCACAAGCGCGAGCGCCTCGTGTTTCTGTTTGTCTCTCGCATTGCGGTTCGAAAAGGCGTCGAAATGATGGTTGAATTGTCTCATCGACTGGACGACATATCAGACCGGGTTCAAATTCAAGTGATTGGCGACAAATCCCTTTGGTCTGATTACACCGCTTTGCTGCGCCAGTTAAATCCAAATGTGGCGGTATTTATCGGGAAAGTGCAAGGGGCAGGCGCCAACATGGTGGACCGGTATCATTGTGCAGACGCGCTCATTCAGCCAAGCCACTATGAGCCTTTTGGACTGACCGTAGGGGAGGCGCTGGCCTGCGGCCTACCGGTCATCACAAGTGACAAAGTGGGCGCTGCTGAAGAGGTAAATCCAGATTGTTGCCGAGTATTCGCAATGGGCAATTTGGACGAAATGGAACGCAGGGTGCGTACGCTTGTACAGGAGCTTCAGAATCCAACGAGACAGCGGCAGCTTGGAGAGCTTGCCCGCCATGAAGCGGAGCGCCTGTTTCACTGCTCCGTCGTGGCGGCAGATCTGGTAGCATGTTTCCAACGAATCGCAGGACATGCGCCCACGTATCCATCAACGCACCAACAAGCGCAGGCTCGCATGAATATTGGCGTGTGA
- a CDS encoding glycosyltransferase: MSNAHGLNKQAAILAFATQGALSEDARRLSTLCRDLSVTHYQFQKQHKVRAAYSLFRHLMHYKPRLVVMEGTGIGGGLAVILARIAGHVPYVVSSGDAVGPYVGKFHPLLQPFFTFYERTLCKLSSGYVGWTPYLAGRALTFGAPRAMTVPGWAPFLRTEVQIQSARTAIRKRLGIREEDIVIGIVGSLSWNRKVGFCYGYELAKAIQKVDRSDIKVLIIGDGDGKAHLEAMARRDPHTRVILPGRVPREQVPDYLAAMDLASLPQSMDQVGNFRYTTKISEYLSVRLPVVSGQLPLAYDLNGDFIWRLRGRYPWADEYVQSLAQLLSRITREDIADKRSSIDDAQDVFNQQGQIQRFTKFIEDLLAEQRPPIDYSSVSTSTT, translated from the coding sequence ATGTCTAACGCGCATGGTTTGAACAAGCAGGCGGCAATTTTGGCCTTTGCAACGCAAGGAGCCCTGAGCGAGGACGCGCGGCGCCTTTCTACACTTTGTCGAGATCTCTCGGTCACTCACTACCAGTTCCAGAAACAACATAAGGTTCGAGCCGCTTATTCGCTCTTTCGTCATTTGATGCACTATAAGCCAAGGCTAGTGGTAATGGAAGGCACCGGGATCGGCGGTGGTCTCGCGGTCATCCTAGCTAGAATCGCAGGCCATGTCCCTTACGTCGTCAGTAGTGGCGACGCTGTTGGTCCGTATGTAGGTAAATTTCACCCCCTGCTCCAGCCATTCTTCACGTTCTACGAACGGACTCTTTGCAAATTGTCCTCAGGTTACGTCGGATGGACGCCGTACTTGGCCGGCCGAGCGCTGACCTTCGGGGCCCCGAGGGCAATGACCGTTCCGGGGTGGGCGCCGTTCCTGAGAACCGAGGTACAGATTCAATCCGCGCGGACGGCCATTCGAAAGCGGCTTGGAATCCGCGAGGAGGACATCGTCATTGGCATTGTCGGGTCCCTGAGTTGGAATCGTAAGGTCGGATTCTGTTATGGGTACGAATTGGCGAAGGCGATTCAGAAAGTCGACCGCTCCGACATCAAAGTACTCATCATCGGAGATGGAGACGGAAAAGCGCACTTGGAGGCAATGGCCCGGCGGGACCCACATACACGGGTGATCCTCCCAGGAAGAGTTCCGAGAGAACAGGTACCTGACTATTTAGCGGCCATGGATCTCGCCAGCCTTCCTCAGTCGATGGATCAAGTTGGGAATTTTCGCTATACCACAAAAATTAGTGAATATTTGTCCGTAAGACTTCCGGTGGTGAGTGGACAATTACCGTTGGCGTACGACTTGAACGGGGACTTTATCTGGCGTTTACGAGGCAGGTACCCGTGGGCGGACGAGTATGTTCAATCTCTGGCGCAACTTCTTTCGCGGATCACGCGCGAAGACATTGCAGACAAGCGTTCAAGTATCGACGACGCTCAGGATGTGTTTAACCAACAAGGGCAGATCCAACGGTTTACCAAATTTATCGAAGATCTATTGGCGGAGCAGCGACCTCCCATAGATTACTCGTCCGTCTCGACAAGCACTACTTGA
- a CDS encoding glycosyltransferase family 4 protein: protein MKNRHIVLIANDVGGIGGMEKHLTELITRAKNDFSITVMASSMKLPEADGVRFIRIPTLRKPFPVMIVLFSVFASIRLLFLKQNLIHTTGAIVFNRVDVSTIHFCHRGYLLSGVQDRDVSKSLFHRINSAISMKMKLWLENHCYRPVRTRRLVAVSNRIKQELTTAYSRPESTVAVITNGVDITKFRPAGPRERRNLRDIHGLPEDGTILLFMGGDWGRKGLQFALQAFEEVAKLYPDVYMVVVGSGNADAFLHLISDEVRHRVIFAGRQANPENWYQMSDVFLFPSSYEACSLAVLEAAASGLAMVLTNVGGANDVVEDGVSGYLVRQDVAQIVSRLDTLLRSPAHMTQMRTAVRERVERMTWDVMYDRFRTLYEEILAESSQTKSRLETPKAGVQNV, encoded by the coding sequence GTGAAGAATCGGCATATTGTCCTGATAGCGAATGACGTGGGCGGAATTGGCGGAATGGAAAAACACCTGACAGAATTGATCACGCGCGCCAAAAACGATTTTTCGATCACGGTGATGGCGTCGAGCATGAAGTTGCCAGAAGCCGATGGGGTACGATTTATTCGCATCCCGACCCTGCGTAAGCCATTCCCGGTGATGATTGTTCTGTTTTCCGTGTTCGCCTCCATTCGTCTGCTCTTCTTGAAGCAGAATTTGATTCACACCACAGGCGCGATTGTGTTCAACCGCGTCGACGTGTCGACGATTCACTTTTGTCACCGAGGATATTTACTATCAGGTGTCCAGGACAGGGATGTGTCGAAGTCGCTCTTCCATCGAATCAATTCGGCGATCAGCATGAAGATGAAGTTGTGGTTGGAGAATCATTGCTATCGTCCCGTTCGCACCCGCAGATTGGTCGCTGTATCCAATCGCATCAAGCAGGAGTTGACAACTGCGTATAGTCGTCCTGAATCCACGGTCGCCGTGATTACCAATGGAGTGGACATCACGAAGTTTCGCCCCGCAGGGCCTCGTGAACGAAGAAACCTTCGCGACATTCACGGATTGCCGGAAGACGGTACGATTTTGTTGTTCATGGGCGGCGATTGGGGAAGGAAGGGGCTGCAGTTTGCTTTGCAAGCCTTTGAGGAGGTTGCAAAACTGTACCCGGACGTCTATATGGTCGTTGTCGGATCTGGCAACGCCGACGCGTTTCTTCATTTAATTTCTGACGAAGTCCGCCATCGAGTGATTTTTGCAGGGCGACAAGCCAATCCCGAAAACTGGTATCAAATGAGTGACGTATTTCTTTTTCCTTCCAGCTATGAGGCTTGCTCGCTCGCTGTTTTAGAAGCCGCCGCAAGTGGGTTAGCCATGGTCCTAACGAATGTAGGCGGCGCAAACGATGTCGTGGAGGACGGCGTATCGGGGTATCTCGTGCGACAGGATGTTGCACAGATTGTCAGTCGACTAGACACGCTTTTGCGAAGTCCCGCGCACATGACTCAAATGCGCACAGCCGTGCGCGAGCGGGTAGAACGAATGACCTGGGATGTGATGTACGATCGATTCCGGACGTTGTACGAAGAAATCCTCGCCGAGTCGTCCCAGACAAAGTCACGGTTGGAAACACCGAAGGCAGGGGTGCAGAATGTCTAA
- a CDS encoding glycosyltransferase family 4 protein encodes MDKSTGSPSLVVFYNHSGEISGAEISLLLTMSQMRDMKTILVAPEGELLQRARSAGICVSPIRSYRARMTKNPIHILRGICGTALAGIEFRRVLKTLRPDIVHANSVRAGLIATVAVVGQAVKLVWHIRDTLPHNAIGRAIRKVAANRVDAVFTISKAIRNNFASTAHLARKSTLVYNGIDTSDSQWTSIRPEFGTSEDAFIVGVVGQIAPWKRQHDAILAFSQMTGIREGSELWIVGQPKFRQENVDYEAHLKEQVIALGVQDRVRFLGFREDIMNVMGTIDVLLIPSENEPFGRVVIEAMLAGKPVIGTNDGGISEIVVHGETGFLTDVGDTDSMSKYLREMYEHVELREGLGEQGRRRSLLQFSIERTAQTIERSYAALLGDGTRSTPGGQAVAASARRRSEQRWKGVSE; translated from the coding sequence ATGGATAAGTCGACGGGTTCACCTAGCCTCGTTGTGTTTTACAATCACTCGGGTGAGATCAGCGGTGCGGAGATCAGTCTCTTACTGACGATGTCCCAGATGCGAGATATGAAGACCATTCTTGTTGCCCCGGAAGGGGAATTGTTACAACGCGCCAGATCTGCAGGCATTTGCGTGAGCCCGATTCGCAGCTATCGGGCTAGAATGACGAAAAACCCCATCCATATTCTACGCGGCATCTGCGGCACCGCGTTGGCTGGAATTGAGTTCAGGCGCGTCCTGAAGACACTTCGCCCGGATATCGTGCACGCCAATTCGGTTCGCGCGGGTCTTATTGCCACGGTGGCAGTTGTTGGGCAAGCTGTGAAACTGGTCTGGCACATTCGCGATACCCTGCCACACAACGCGATTGGAAGGGCGATTCGCAAGGTCGCTGCGAACCGCGTGGACGCGGTATTCACCATTTCCAAGGCGATTCGCAACAACTTCGCGAGCACGGCGCACCTCGCGCGGAAGTCGACGCTTGTGTACAACGGGATCGACACGAGCGATAGCCAATGGACCTCTATTCGCCCTGAATTCGGCACGTCAGAAGACGCGTTTATCGTCGGCGTCGTCGGCCAGATCGCGCCTTGGAAACGGCAGCACGACGCCATTCTGGCATTCTCACAAATGACAGGCATCCGGGAAGGCAGTGAGCTGTGGATTGTCGGTCAGCCGAAATTTCGCCAGGAGAATGTCGACTACGAAGCGCACTTGAAAGAGCAGGTCATTGCACTTGGTGTGCAGGATCGCGTGCGCTTTTTAGGATTTCGCGAGGACATCATGAACGTGATGGGGACGATCGATGTTCTGTTGATCCCTTCCGAGAACGAACCATTCGGCAGGGTGGTCATCGAGGCCATGCTCGCAGGTAAGCCGGTGATCGGTACGAACGACGGAGGCATTTCGGAAATTGTTGTGCACGGCGAAACAGGGTTTCTCACGGACGTCGGCGATACCGACTCGATGTCAAAATACCTGCGAGAGATGTATGAGCATGTTGAACTGCGCGAGGGCCTCGGGGAGCAGGGGAGACGAAGGTCCCTGCTGCAATTTTCGATTGAGCGTACGGCGCAAACCATAGAGCGTTCCTACGCCGCGCTCCTGGGCGATGGCACTCGAAGTACTCCAGGTGGTCAAGCCGTCGCAGCCAGTGCACGACGAAGATCCGAACAGAGATGGAAGGGAGTAAGCGAGTGA
- a CDS encoding glycosyltransferase family 4 protein produces MHILATGMGWFSEQPGGLNRYFADYLAAWNSTESSAALVRVNKAHPRDLPSYVRAVNGRGANLFQVRQEWKRALQSEVKRAKFDVYNPHFAYYAWGGAAVLTEQPIVTHFHGPWAYEAKVEHGTDLSLSAQFRFQVQRAIEKRVYRQSDRFIVLSQYFRDELVDHYGVPENRIHIVPGAVDTERFHDAADREALRHQLKLPANRLILLTVRRLARRMGLDNLIRALDALRHDFPNVLLVIVGGGEMYEELQQLTCELHLENHVLLTNRLPDEQLPSYYRVADLLVVPSIALEGFGLVTLEAMASGTPVVGTPVGGTKEILEKFDERLLFSGSSVRDLQEGLGNVLSHPEWLPDREQTRLHVLQHYSWDAVIPQIHHVFDLAIGKRRGQPSDTSVWETRRYG; encoded by the coding sequence ATGCACATATTGGCAACCGGTATGGGCTGGTTCAGTGAACAACCAGGCGGTTTGAACCGATACTTTGCAGACTACCTGGCGGCGTGGAATTCCACGGAATCCTCCGCGGCCCTGGTAAGAGTCAACAAGGCGCACCCGCGCGACTTGCCAAGTTACGTCCGGGCAGTGAATGGACGGGGAGCCAATCTATTTCAGGTTCGGCAGGAATGGAAGAGGGCTTTGCAATCGGAGGTGAAGCGCGCCAAATTCGACGTGTACAACCCACATTTCGCTTACTACGCATGGGGCGGTGCTGCAGTTCTCACGGAACAGCCGATCGTCACCCATTTCCACGGACCGTGGGCCTACGAGGCGAAGGTGGAACACGGAACCGATTTATCCCTCTCGGCCCAATTTCGATTTCAAGTGCAGCGTGCCATTGAAAAGCGGGTGTATCGGCAATCGGATCGATTTATCGTCCTGAGCCAGTATTTTCGCGACGAACTGGTCGATCATTACGGTGTGCCTGAAAACCGGATTCACATCGTCCCAGGTGCGGTCGATACCGAGCGGTTTCACGATGCGGCCGATCGCGAGGCGTTGCGCCATCAATTGAAGTTGCCTGCTAATCGATTGATTTTGCTCACGGTTCGCCGCTTGGCGAGAAGAATGGGCCTCGACAATCTGATTCGGGCACTCGACGCATTGCGTCACGACTTTCCGAATGTCCTGCTCGTCATCGTCGGTGGTGGGGAGATGTACGAGGAGTTGCAGCAACTGACTTGTGAGCTTCACTTGGAGAACCATGTCCTGTTGACCAATCGACTGCCGGACGAACAGCTGCCTTCCTACTACCGTGTCGCGGATTTGCTGGTTGTTCCGAGTATCGCTCTGGAGGGATTTGGACTCGTGACATTGGAGGCGATGGCGTCCGGAACGCCTGTCGTGGGTACACCTGTCGGCGGGACGAAGGAGATCCTGGAGAAGTTTGATGAAAGGCTGCTGTTTAGCGGTTCGTCTGTTCGCGATTTGCAGGAGGGGTTGGGAAACGTTTTGTCGCATCCAGAGTGGCTGCCAGACAGAGAACAAACACGGCTACACGTCCTGCAACACTATTCCTGGGACGCTGTGATCCCACAGATTCACCACGTCTTTGACCTGGCCATTGGCAAGCGACGGGGACAACCCTCGGATACGTCCGTTTGGGAGACGCGCCGTTATGGATAA
- a CDS encoding UDP-glucose/GDP-mannose dehydrogenase family protein, whose product MKVLVVGTGYVGLVTGVCLASFGHDVVCVDQDWQKIARLNMGECPIYEDGLEPLLREQLLANRLSFDTAISDSTDCDIALIAVGTPPRNDGSADLASVFEVVSELGHKLKQGAFIGTKSTVPVGTAHSIETFLESMGRQDIRVVSIPEFLREGSALSDTLQPSRLIFGVPDEESLRVLEELHRPLEVPVVACNRATAEMIKYASNAFLATKISFINEIANICERVGADVQQVSQGMGLDPRIGSSFLRAGLGYGGSCFPKDTRALVNIAGDVAYDFKLLKAVVEVNQRQRTEPIRRLRQWFGDLSHIRVTLLGVAFKPGTNDIRESPALEIGERLRSQGAQVQFYDPVVTRFQLQSQEFVRVLDDPYMALEHADAAIIVTEWPEIVDLDWARVGAVMRRRLVFDGRNVLDPAALEEAGFLIENFGFHPALLLASARDSAVQA is encoded by the coding sequence ATGAAGGTGTTGGTTGTAGGGACTGGGTACGTGGGGCTAGTGACTGGGGTGTGTTTGGCCAGTTTTGGTCACGATGTCGTGTGTGTGGATCAGGACTGGCAGAAGATTGCCAGGCTGAACATGGGTGAGTGCCCCATCTATGAGGACGGACTGGAACCGCTATTACGTGAGCAACTCCTCGCCAATCGATTGTCGTTTGACACAGCGATCTCGGACTCCACAGATTGTGATATCGCCTTGATCGCGGTAGGCACGCCGCCTCGTAACGACGGTTCCGCCGATCTCGCAAGCGTGTTTGAGGTCGTATCAGAACTCGGCCACAAGTTAAAACAAGGGGCTTTTATTGGGACCAAAAGCACAGTTCCAGTGGGAACGGCACACAGCATCGAGACGTTCCTAGAGAGCATGGGGCGCCAAGACATCAGGGTTGTGTCGATTCCAGAGTTTTTGCGTGAGGGTAGTGCGCTGTCCGATACATTGCAACCCAGTCGGTTGATTTTCGGTGTCCCTGACGAGGAGTCTTTGCGCGTGTTGGAAGAGCTTCACCGTCCGCTCGAAGTACCGGTTGTGGCGTGTAATCGTGCGACAGCAGAGATGATCAAGTACGCATCCAACGCGTTTCTCGCGACAAAGATCTCCTTTATTAACGAGATTGCAAATATCTGTGAACGGGTAGGAGCTGATGTACAGCAGGTGTCGCAAGGAATGGGGCTGGATCCTCGGATTGGTTCTTCGTTTTTACGGGCTGGCCTCGGCTATGGAGGGTCTTGTTTTCCAAAGGACACCCGCGCACTGGTCAACATCGCAGGAGATGTAGCTTATGACTTTAAACTGCTCAAAGCCGTCGTCGAAGTCAACCAGCGTCAACGCACAGAACCGATTCGACGCCTTCGTCAGTGGTTTGGCGATCTGAGCCACATCCGCGTGACGCTCTTGGGCGTCGCCTTTAAGCCAGGAACCAACGATATTCGGGAGTCGCCAGCCCTGGAAATTGGCGAACGGTTGCGCAGTCAGGGGGCGCAGGTTCAGTTTTACGATCCGGTCGTCACGCGGTTTCAACTGCAAAGCCAAGAGTTTGTGCGCGTTCTCGACGATCCGTACATGGCGCTGGAACATGCGGATGCGGCAATCATTGTCACGGAATGGCCGGAAATTGTCGATCTCGATTGGGCGCGCGTCGGCGCCGTCATGCGCAGGCGGCTCGTCTTCGATGGTCGCAACGTACTAGATCCAGCGGCGCTTGAGGAAGCTGGATTTTTGATCGAAAACTTCGGATTTCATCCGGCCCTTTTGCTCGCATCTGCTCGAGACAGCGCGGTGCAGGCCTAG
- a CDS encoding glycosyltransferase codes for MKIAIVHDYLNQRGGAERVVGVLHEMFPQAPIYTLFVDRRKLWPSLEGATFIPSFLQRYRLVIKHFKLFFWLYPLAIRTIRLAHYDVVLTSSSAYAKGVRIVGSEDRRPVHICYCHTPMRFAWDFDGYIANETKNQVLVSLARLLVPMLKLWDVWSARKVDYFIANSTAVQERIARYYGRECGVIHPPVEARQSTVLPVDTRDYFLVVSRLVSYKRIDLAVEACTRLGKPLIVIGQGPDRQRLESLAGPTVTFLGWRSDEEVEQYLVACNAFIFPGEEDFGIAPVEANMLGKPVVAYQSGGALDTVSDGVNGVFFAEQTTESLVRAIERAQTIQWDPERIQNAAEKFSRRVFEDKIRRAVQDAVSAPMATVTTEVNFGNGEGVSQ; via the coding sequence GTGAAGATTGCGATTGTTCATGACTACCTGAACCAGCGGGGTGGCGCGGAACGCGTCGTCGGCGTGTTACACGAGATGTTCCCGCAAGCACCGATTTATACGCTATTTGTTGACCGCCGAAAACTCTGGCCCTCGTTAGAGGGAGCTACATTCATCCCGAGTTTTTTACAGCGGTACAGGTTGGTTATAAAGCATTTTAAATTGTTTTTTTGGCTCTACCCGCTGGCCATTCGAACCATTCGATTGGCTCATTATGACGTCGTTCTCACGTCCAGCAGCGCCTATGCAAAGGGCGTGCGCATCGTGGGCAGCGAAGATCGCCGCCCTGTTCACATTTGTTACTGCCACACACCAATGCGTTTTGCTTGGGACTTTGACGGATACATTGCCAATGAAACGAAGAATCAAGTCCTGGTGTCTCTGGCGAGGTTGCTTGTCCCGATGCTCAAATTATGGGACGTCTGGTCTGCGCGCAAGGTGGATTATTTCATTGCCAACTCCACCGCAGTACAGGAACGGATCGCTCGTTATTACGGGCGGGAATGTGGCGTCATTCACCCTCCCGTCGAAGCGCGACAGAGCACGGTTTTACCTGTCGATACAAGAGACTACTTCCTCGTTGTATCGAGGTTGGTGTCCTATAAACGAATTGACTTGGCGGTGGAGGCGTGTACGCGCTTGGGTAAACCATTGATCGTCATTGGCCAGGGACCGGATAGGCAACGTCTAGAGTCGCTCGCTGGGCCGACCGTCACGTTTCTCGGGTGGCGCTCGGATGAAGAGGTCGAGCAGTATCTGGTAGCGTGTAATGCGTTTATTTTTCCGGGTGAGGAGGATTTCGGCATTGCACCAGTCGAGGCGAATATGTTGGGCAAACCCGTTGTCGCTTATCAGAGCGGAGGAGCACTTGACACGGTGTCCGACGGTGTCAACGGAGTGTTTTTTGCAGAGCAAACAACCGAGTCATTGGTGCGCGCGATAGAGCGAGCACAGACCATCCAGTGGGATCCAGAGCGGATTCAAAACGCAGCCGAGAAATTTAGCAGAAGGGTCTTCGAAGACAAGATTCGGCGAGCGGTGCAAGATGCGGTTTCGGCACCGATGGCGACGGTCACAACAGAAGTCAATTTTGGAAACGGAGAGGGCGTATCGCAATGA